The following are encoded together in the Populus trichocarpa isolate Nisqually-1 chromosome 5, P.trichocarpa_v4.1, whole genome shotgun sequence genome:
- the LOC7477159 gene encoding uncharacterized protein LOC7477159 isoform X1: MASLFNKFQEFVKTLAKSPTFARNPREFQFETDMNRLFLFTSYNRLGKNAEEADAEEIIEMASKASVADQQKQVQENIHFQITNFCSAMNEILLPDLEKRSKKDEAPAQSNAAPRRSGLSFAVGKSGPPIDRPGEFITAIPETKQLSRSKVSQSLRGEIGYTLDLKPSLIPHKEAGEGLFLSGEADVGTVIAIYPGVIYSPAYYRYIPGYPRVDAQNPYLITRYDGTVINALPWGSGGESREVWDGLTVPEIRSNVQSVEKGQDRVWRMLSKPLEGTRVGSIGDVLERRNPLALAHFANHPAKGMDPNVMICPYDFPLTEKDMRTFIPNVSFGNHEEVNMRRFGSFWFKSSAKNSVSDVPVLKTLVLVATRALCNEELLLNYRLSNTKRRPAWYSPVDEEEDRRRWS, translated from the exons ATGGCTTCTCTTTTTAACAAATTTCAAGAG TTTGTGAAAACTCTAGCCAAAAGTCCCACATTTGCTAGAAATCCAAGGGAGTTTCAATTTGAAACGGACATGAATCGTCTCTTTCTTTTTACCAG CTACAATCGTTTGGGGAAAAATGCTGAGGAGGCAGACGCGGAGGAGATCATTGAAATGGCCAGTAAAGCTTCTGTTGCTGATCAGCAGAAACAGGTTCAAGAAAATATCCACTTTCAAATTACAAACTTCTGCTCAGCTATGAATGAAATTCTTCTTCCCGATTTGGAAAAAAGAAGCAAGAAGGATGAAGCTCCTGCACAATCAAATGCTGCTCCTCGGCGTAGTGGCCTTAGTTTTGCTGTTGGCAAGAGTGGTCCACCTATTGACCGTCCTGGTGAGTTTAT AACAGCTATACCTGAGACGAAGCAGTTAAGTCGTAGCAAAGTATCACAGAGTTTAAGGGGTGAAATTGGTTACACACTTGATCTCAAGCCATCTCTGATACCCCACAAGGAAGCTGGAGAAGGTTTGTTTTTAAGTGGTGAGGCTGATGTGGGCACTGTGATTGCCATATACCCTGGTGTCATATACAGCCCTGCTTATTACCGGTATATCCCAGGGTACCCAAGAGTTGATGCCCAGAACCCATATTTGATCACTAGATATGATGGGACTGTGATCAATGCCCTGCCTTGGGGTTCTGGGGGTGAAAGTCGCGAAGTGTGGGATGGCTTAACTGTGCCAGAAATCAGGTCTAATGTGCAAAGTGTTGAGAAAGGTCAAGACCGGGTCTGGAGAATGCTGAGTAAACCTTTGGAAGGTACACGAGTTGGTTCTATTGGTGATGTCTTGGAGCGGAGAAACCCATTAGCATTGGCTCATTTTGCTAACCACCCAGCGAAGGGTATGGATCCAAATGTTATGATTTGCCCCTATGACTTCCCACTGACTGAGAAGGATATGAGGACCTTTATACCAAACGTATCTTTTGGAAATCATGAAGAAGTGAATATGAGAAGATTTGGCAGTTTTTGGTTCAAATCTAGTGCCAAAAATAGCGTATCTGATGTTCCTGTTCTCAAGACTCTGGTTTTAGTTGCCACTAGGGCGCTTTGTAATGAAGAGTTGCTCCTGAACTACAGGTTGAGCAACACAAAACGTCGACCAGCATGGTATAGTCCGGTGGATGAAGAGGAAGACCGGAGGAGATGGAGCTAA
- the LOC7477159 gene encoding uncharacterized protein LOC7477159 isoform X2: MASLFNKFQEFVKTLAKSPTFARNPREFQFETDMNRLFLFTSYNRLGKNAEEADAEEIIEMASKASVADQQKQVQENIHFQITNFCSAMNEILLPDLEKRSKKDEAPAQSNAAPRRSGLSFAVGKSGPPIDRPAIPETKQLSRSKVSQSLRGEIGYTLDLKPSLIPHKEAGEGLFLSGEADVGTVIAIYPGVIYSPAYYRYIPGYPRVDAQNPYLITRYDGTVINALPWGSGGESREVWDGLTVPEIRSNVQSVEKGQDRVWRMLSKPLEGTRVGSIGDVLERRNPLALAHFANHPAKGMDPNVMICPYDFPLTEKDMRTFIPNVSFGNHEEVNMRRFGSFWFKSSAKNSVSDVPVLKTLVLVATRALCNEELLLNYRLSNTKRRPAWYSPVDEEEDRRRWS, translated from the exons ATGGCTTCTCTTTTTAACAAATTTCAAGAG TTTGTGAAAACTCTAGCCAAAAGTCCCACATTTGCTAGAAATCCAAGGGAGTTTCAATTTGAAACGGACATGAATCGTCTCTTTCTTTTTACCAG CTACAATCGTTTGGGGAAAAATGCTGAGGAGGCAGACGCGGAGGAGATCATTGAAATGGCCAGTAAAGCTTCTGTTGCTGATCAGCAGAAACAGGTTCAAGAAAATATCCACTTTCAAATTACAAACTTCTGCTCAGCTATGAATGAAATTCTTCTTCCCGATTTGGAAAAAAGAAGCAAGAAGGATGAAGCTCCTGCACAATCAAATGCTGCTCCTCGGCGTAGTGGCCTTAGTTTTGCTGTTGGCAAGAGTGGTCCACCTATTGACCGTCCTG CTATACCTGAGACGAAGCAGTTAAGTCGTAGCAAAGTATCACAGAGTTTAAGGGGTGAAATTGGTTACACACTTGATCTCAAGCCATCTCTGATACCCCACAAGGAAGCTGGAGAAGGTTTGTTTTTAAGTGGTGAGGCTGATGTGGGCACTGTGATTGCCATATACCCTGGTGTCATATACAGCCCTGCTTATTACCGGTATATCCCAGGGTACCCAAGAGTTGATGCCCAGAACCCATATTTGATCACTAGATATGATGGGACTGTGATCAATGCCCTGCCTTGGGGTTCTGGGGGTGAAAGTCGCGAAGTGTGGGATGGCTTAACTGTGCCAGAAATCAGGTCTAATGTGCAAAGTGTTGAGAAAGGTCAAGACCGGGTCTGGAGAATGCTGAGTAAACCTTTGGAAGGTACACGAGTTGGTTCTATTGGTGATGTCTTGGAGCGGAGAAACCCATTAGCATTGGCTCATTTTGCTAACCACCCAGCGAAGGGTATGGATCCAAATGTTATGATTTGCCCCTATGACTTCCCACTGACTGAGAAGGATATGAGGACCTTTATACCAAACGTATCTTTTGGAAATCATGAAGAAGTGAATATGAGAAGATTTGGCAGTTTTTGGTTCAAATCTAGTGCCAAAAATAGCGTATCTGATGTTCCTGTTCTCAAGACTCTGGTTTTAGTTGCCACTAGGGCGCTTTGTAATGAAGAGTTGCTCCTGAACTACAGGTTGAGCAACACAAAACGTCGACCAGCATGGTATAGTCCGGTGGATGAAGAGGAAGACCGGAGGAGATGGAGCTAA